One segment of Bradyrhizobium sp. WD16 DNA contains the following:
- a CDS encoding DUF992 domain-containing protein, giving the protein MRLFASVGFAAATLIASMSAASAQQAVQVGILECQGGQNVGFVVGSATQLECVFRANNGAPPEPYVATVRRYGLDLGVTEQTGLAWAVNAPTYRLGRGALAGHFGGVGANATVGVGVGANLLVGGSANAYSLQPLSLQGQTGLSAVAGIVDVDLHPVFPAPRRHVRHHRRHHH; this is encoded by the coding sequence ATGCGTCTGTTTGCCTCCGTCGGCTTCGCCGCCGCCACCCTCATTGCTTCAATGTCCGCCGCCAGCGCCCAGCAGGCCGTCCAGGTCGGCATCCTCGAGTGCCAGGGCGGCCAGAATGTCGGCTTCGTCGTCGGCTCGGCCACCCAACTGGAATGCGTGTTTCGTGCCAACAACGGCGCGCCGCCGGAGCCGTACGTTGCCACCGTGCGTCGCTATGGCCTCGACCTCGGCGTGACCGAGCAGACCGGCTTGGCCTGGGCAGTCAATGCGCCGACCTATCGTCTCGGCCGCGGCGCGCTGGCCGGTCACTTCGGCGGTGTCGGTGCCAATGCCACCGTGGGTGTGGGCGTCGGTGCCAACCTGCTGGTTGGCGGCTCGGCCAATGCCTATTCGCTGCAGCCGCTTAGCCTGCAGGGCCAGACCGGCCTGAGCGCAGTCGCTGGCATCGTCGATGTCGACCTGCATCCGGTGTTCCCGGCGCCGCGGCGTCACGTTCGTCATCATCGCCGCCACCACCACTGA
- a CDS encoding glutathione S-transferase family protein → MYKLFTMQHSGNSYKVRLALALLDVPYEAIEIDILKGESRTPEFLAKNPSGQVPLLEVVEGRYLAESNAILWYVAAGSALAPESRLDRADMMRWMFFEQHALEPNLGAAYFWLSLVKGGRELHAHSLEDWTERGYRALQVMEHHLRDRSYFAASQLTVADIALYGYTHLAGECGYDLSGFPAVGAWLRRIEGTPRFVPMLSSAANAADG, encoded by the coding sequence ATGTACAAGCTCTTTACAATGCAGCACTCTGGAAACAGCTACAAGGTTCGCCTCGCGCTGGCGCTGCTCGACGTGCCTTACGAAGCCATCGAGATCGACATCCTCAAGGGCGAAAGCCGCACACCGGAATTCCTGGCGAAGAATCCGAGCGGCCAGGTTCCGCTACTTGAGGTTGTTGAGGGCCGCTATCTCGCCGAATCCAACGCGATCCTCTGGTATGTGGCAGCGGGCAGCGCCCTGGCGCCGGAGAGCCGGCTCGACCGGGCCGACATGATGCGATGGATGTTCTTCGAACAGCACGCGCTCGAACCCAATCTCGGCGCCGCCTATTTCTGGCTGTCGCTGGTCAAAGGCGGGCGCGAACTGCATGCCCATTCACTCGAAGACTGGACCGAACGGGGGTATCGCGCGCTGCAGGTGATGGAGCATCACCTGCGCGACCGGTCCTATTTCGCAGCCAGCCAGCTTACGGTCGCCGACATCGCGCTCTACGGCTACACCCATCTCGCCGGCGAATGCGGTTACGACCTGTCCGGCTTTCCGGCGGTGGGAGCCTGGTTGCGTCGCATCGAAGGGACGCCGCGCTTCGTGCCGATGCTGTCTTCTGCGGCGAACGCAGCCGACGGCTAG
- a CDS encoding glycosyltransferase family 87 protein has translation MDHLRHAVRTGAWLTRARLRNYSLMLLAMAVAALTIWAAMADRLVDRNGKPLGTDFSSVYAAGALVYQGRATDAYDPARQHAAEKAAFDGREVPFYGWHYPPFFFAVAAAAAALPYGPGLLLWLLLSGTAYGIAIRAIVPAPVPARDVWLAAFAFPAVFVNIGHGQNGFLTAALLAGALCALERRPLLAGALFGLLAYKPQFGILIPIALVAGGHWRVIAAAAAAIAALVGATLITLGSDVWRAFAASTTFTQTIVLEQGGTGWAKIQSLFAAMRMWGAGVPTAYAMQAVLALALASSLAWLWHSRASGALKAAALATACLLATPYVLDYDLAVLGVAIAFLVRHGLDEGFHDGEISLLAAAWTVPLLARGIADAVLIPIGFATVAALYVFTLRRAIFGSRAGLRVLLAHP, from the coding sequence ATGGATCATCTTCGGCATGCAGTGCGGACCGGCGCCTGGCTGACGCGGGCGCGCTTGCGCAACTATAGCCTGATGCTGCTCGCCATGGCGGTTGCCGCGCTGACGATCTGGGCGGCGATGGCCGACCGTCTCGTCGACCGCAACGGCAAGCCCCTGGGAACGGATTTTTCCAGCGTCTACGCAGCAGGTGCCCTGGTCTATCAAGGCCGCGCCACCGACGCCTATGACCCCGCCCGCCAGCATGCGGCCGAAAAAGCCGCGTTCGACGGGCGCGAGGTGCCGTTCTACGGCTGGCATTACCCACCGTTCTTCTTCGCTGTGGCCGCGGCAGCGGCGGCCCTGCCCTATGGCCCAGGCCTCCTGCTCTGGCTGCTGCTCAGCGGCACGGCCTACGGAATCGCAATTCGCGCAATTGTGCCGGCGCCCGTTCCGGCGCGCGACGTCTGGCTTGCCGCCTTCGCCTTTCCCGCCGTCTTCGTCAATATCGGCCATGGCCAGAATGGCTTCCTCACGGCCGCCCTGCTCGCCGGTGCACTCTGCGCCCTCGAGCGCCGTCCGCTGCTCGCCGGAGCGTTGTTCGGGCTGCTCGCCTATAAGCCGCAATTCGGCATTCTGATTCCCATCGCCCTGGTGGCTGGCGGTCATTGGCGCGTCATTGCCGCGGCCGCCGCCGCCATCGCTGCCCTGGTGGGGGCGACGCTCATCACCCTGGGCAGCGATGTGTGGCGCGCCTTCGCCGCCTCGACCACCTTCACGCAAACGATCGTGCTCGAACAGGGCGGCACCGGCTGGGCCAAGATCCAGTCGCTGTTCGCAGCGATGCGAATGTGGGGTGCCGGCGTGCCAACGGCCTATGCGATGCAGGCTGTGCTTGCCCTGGCTCTCGCATCGAGTCTCGCCTGGCTCTGGCACAGCCGGGCGAGCGGAGCACTGAAGGCAGCGGCACTGGCGACGGCCTGCCTGCTCGCCACCCCCTACGTACTCGACTATGACCTCGCCGTGCTCGGGGTCGCCATTGCCTTCCTCGTTCGCCATGGCCTCGACGAGGGCTTTCACGATGGCGAGATCAGCCTGCTCGCCGCGGCCTGGACAGTGCCGCTGCTGGCGCGCGGCATCGCCGACGCGGTTCTGATCCCGATCGGCTTCGCCACGGTCGCGGCGCTTTATGTCTTCACGTTGCGCCGCGCCATCTTCGGCTCGCGTGCAGGTCTGAGGGTACTACTCGCGCATCCGTGA
- a CDS encoding pyridoxal phosphate-dependent aminotransferase — MPFLSAALARVKPSATIAVTDKARQLKAAGRNVIGLGAGEPDFDTPANIKLAAIHAIEAGKTKYTAVDGLPELKEAIIAKFKRENGLTYVPNQVIVGTGGKQVLYNALMATMNPGDEVIIPAPYWVSYPEMVALAGGESVPVVCTAEHGFKLQPAELERAITPKTKWLILNSPSNPTGAAYSKAELKALTDVLLKHPHVWVMTDDMYEHLVYDNFEFTTPAQVEPRLFDRTLTVNGVSKAYCMTGWRIGYAGGPRELITAMATIQSQSTSNPSSISQWAAVEALNGPQDFIPENNRVFKERRDLVVSMLNQAAGISCPRPEGAFYVYPSCAGTMGKTTPSGKTLKSDEDFVTELLESEGVAVVQGSAFGLGPAFRISYATKTSDLEDACKRIQRFCGNLR; from the coding sequence ATGCCTTTTCTGTCTGCCGCGCTCGCCCGTGTGAAGCCGTCCGCGACCATCGCGGTAACGGATAAAGCGCGGCAGCTCAAAGCGGCAGGCCGCAATGTCATCGGCCTCGGCGCGGGCGAGCCTGATTTCGACACCCCGGCCAATATCAAGCTGGCGGCGATCCACGCCATCGAGGCCGGCAAGACCAAGTACACCGCGGTCGACGGGCTGCCCGAACTGAAGGAGGCGATCATCGCCAAGTTCAAGCGGGAGAACGGCCTCACCTATGTGCCGAATCAGGTCATCGTCGGCACCGGCGGCAAGCAGGTGCTCTACAACGCCCTGATGGCCACCATGAATCCGGGCGACGAGGTGATCATCCCGGCGCCCTACTGGGTCAGCTACCCGGAAATGGTGGCACTGGCCGGCGGCGAATCAGTGCCGGTGGTCTGCACCGCCGAGCATGGCTTCAAGCTGCAGCCCGCCGAACTCGAACGCGCGATCACGCCCAAGACCAAGTGGCTGATCCTGAACTCGCCGTCGAACCCGACCGGCGCTGCCTACTCCAAGGCCGAGCTCAAGGCCCTGACCGACGTGCTGCTCAAGCACCCCCATGTCTGGGTCATGACCGACGACATGTACGAGCACCTCGTCTACGACAACTTCGAATTCACCACCCCGGCCCAGGTGGAGCCGCGCCTGTTCGACCGCACATTGACGGTCAATGGCGTGTCGAAGGCCTATTGCATGACCGGCTGGCGCATCGGCTATGCCGGCGGCCCGCGCGAGCTGATCACGGCGATGGCGACCATCCAGTCGCAATCGACGTCCAACCCGTCATCGATTTCGCAGTGGGCGGCGGTCGAGGCGCTCAACGGACCCCAGGACTTCATCCCCGAGAACAACCGGGTGTTCAAGGAACGGCGCGACCTCGTGGTCTCGATGCTGAATCAGGCGGCGGGCATCAGCTGTCCGCGGCCGGAAGGAGCATTTTATGTCTATCCGTCCTGCGCCGGCACCATGGGCAAGACGACGCCCTCCGGCAAAACCCTCAAGAGCGATGAAGATTTCGTGACCGAGTTGCTGGAGAGCGAGGGGGTCGCGGTGGTCCAGGGCTCGGCTTTCGGCCTCGGCCCGGCATTCCGCATCTCTTATGCCACAAAGACCTCGGATCTCGAGGATGCCTGCAAGCGGATCCAGCGGTTCTGCGGCAATCTCCGGTAA